One genomic window of Thermus caldifontis includes the following:
- a CDS encoding nitrate reductase molybdenum cofactor assembly chaperone, whose amino-acid sequence MGNATLLETLALALDYPMPGRMEELWRRWIACPRGPAKQKLERFLRQVEELSLGEWEELYTRTLDLTPTTAPYVGFAVYGESYQRGELLAALVRAYREINLDPGSELPDHLANVLRYLARCEHPLPELLEILPKALNEMHKTLKTLDAKNPYLLVLEGVQEALQGDLARR is encoded by the coding sequence ATGGGCAACGCCACCCTTTTGGAAACCCTGGCCCTTGCCTTGGACTACCCCATGCCGGGCCGCATGGAGGAACTTTGGCGGCGCTGGATCGCCTGCCCCAGGGGCCCGGCCAAGCAGAAACTGGAGCGTTTCCTGCGCCAGGTAGAGGAGCTTTCCTTAGGGGAGTGGGAGGAGCTCTACACCCGCACCCTGGACCTCACCCCCACCACCGCCCCTTATGTGGGCTTTGCCGTTTACGGGGAAAGCTACCAGCGGGGAGAGCTTTTGGCGGCTTTGGTGCGGGCCTATCGGGAGATCAACCTGGACCCAGGAAGCGAGCTTCCCGACCACCTGGCCAACGTCCTCCGCTACCTGGCCCGGTGCGAACATCCCCTTCCTGAGCTCTTGGAAATCCTGCCCAAGGCCCTCAATGAGATGCACAAAACCCTCAAGACCCTGGACGCCAAGAACCCTTATCTCCTGGTCCTCGAGGGGGTCCAGGAGGCTTTGCAGGGGGATT